In Elephas maximus indicus isolate mEleMax1 chromosome 7, mEleMax1 primary haplotype, whole genome shotgun sequence, the following proteins share a genomic window:
- the LOC126079935 gene encoding olfactory receptor 51T1, protein MLIFNNTTSPSSNFLLTAFPGLERGHVWISIPVCCLYTIALLGNSMILFVIITNKRLHKPMYYFLSMLSAVDLCLTITTLPTVLGVLWLHFQEISFKACLIQMFFIHTFSFLESSVLVAMAFDRFMAICNPLKYATIFTDMMTTVIGLVICIRQVIIMFFMFLALKNMSFQGGQELSHPFCYFADIIKYAYSNPWVASFGGMFFQLYLTGTDLLFILLSYVLILRTVLSIVAPKKQQKALNTCVCHICAVTVFYVPMITLSMAHRLYSSTPRVLCGILANVYLLVPPVLNPVIYSLKTKTIRQTMLQLFQSRGSSRSSGRGLREEGGAEMVGDCHNMNYV, encoded by the coding sequence ATGTTAATTTTCAATAACACCACATCGCCCTCCTCAAATTTCCTCCTCACTGCTTTCCCTGGCTTGGAACGTGGTCATGTGTGGATCTCCATTCCTGTGTGCTGTCTCTACACCATTGCCCTCTTGGGGAACAGCATGATTCTGTTTGTCATCATTACTAACAAGAGACTCCACAAGCCTATGTACTATTTCCTCTCGATGCTGTCAGCTGTTGACCTATGCTTGACTATCACAACCCTCCCCACTGTGCTTGGGGTTCTCTGGTTACATTTCCAGGAGATCAGCTTTAAAGCCTGCCTCATTCAAATGTTCTTTATACATACCTTCTCCTTCCTGGAGTCCTCAGTGCTGGTAGCCATGGCCTTTGACCGCTTCATGGCCATCTGTAATCCACTGAAGTATGCCACTATCTTCACAGACATGATGACCACGGTGATTGGGCTGGTCATCTGCATCCGGCAAGTAATTATCATGTTTTTCATGTTTCTAGCTTTGAAGAACATGTCTTTCCAGGGAGGTCAAGAGCTCTCCCATCCATTTTGCTACTTCGCGGACATAATCAAATACGCATATTCTAACCCTTGGGTGGCCAGTTTTGGGGGCATGTTTTTTCAGCTGTATCTGACTGGCACTGACTTATTGTTCATCCTTTTATCCTATGTCCTCATCCTCCGTACTGTTCTGAGCATCGTGGCACCCAAGAAGCAACAAAAAGCCCTTAACACTTGTGTCTGTCACATCTGTGCTGTCACTGTTTTCTACGTGCCAATGATCACCCTATCTATGGCACATCGCCTCTACAGCTCTACTCCAAGAGTGCTCTGTGGCATTTTGGCCAATGTTTATCTGCTTGTACCACCTGTACTGAATCCTGTAATTTATAGCTTGAAGACCAAGACAATCCGCCAGACTATGCTCCAGCTGTTCCAATCCAGGGGTTCAAGCAGATCCAGTGGGAGGGGTCTTAGAGAGGAAGGTGGGGCTGAAATGGTGGGGGATTGTCACAACATGAATTATGTATAA
- the LOC126079153 gene encoding olfactory receptor 51A7-like encodes MHTLNSSEIEISTFFLVGIPGLEHIHVWISIPICLMYLVAILGNCAILFVIRTEPSLHAPMYYFLSMLAVSDLGLSLSSLPTMLRVFLFNATGISPNACFAQEFFIHGFTDMESSVLLLMSFDRFLAIHNPLRYSSILTSARVAKIGLVFLIKSMFLVLPFPFTLKRLTYCRKSLLSHSYCLHQDVMKLACSDNTVNFFYGFFVALCVIADSVFIAVSYVFILKTVMGIGSHKERFKALNTCVSHICAVLIFYVPIIALASIHRFGKHKSLMAMILIANIFLLVPPLMNPIVYCVKTQQIREKFLGKLGVR; translated from the coding sequence ATGCACACTCTCAATTCTTCTGAAATTGAAATCTCCACCTTCTTCCTGGTTGGAATCCCAGGATTGGAACATATTCATGTCTGGATCTCCATCCCTATCTGCCTCATGTACCTAGTGGCCATTCTGGGCAATTGCGCCATCCTCTTTGTGATCAGAACAGAGCCCTCACTCCATGCACCCATGTACTATTTCCTTTCCATGTTGGCGGTCTCTGACCTGGGCctatccctctcctccctcccgaCTATGCTAAGGGTCTTCTTGTTCAATGCCACAGGAATTTCTCCAAATGCCTGCTTTGCTCAAGAATTCTTCATCCATGGATTCACAGATATGGAATCCTCAGTTCTTCTGCTCATGTCCTTTGACCGCTTTTTAGCCATACACAACCCTCTGAGATACAGCTCTATCCTGACCAGTGCTAGAGTTGCCAAAATAGGTCTGGTATTTCTCATTAAAAGTATGTTCTtagtgcttccatttcctttcacTCTGAAAAGGTTGACATATTGTAGGAAAAGCCTACTTTCTCACTCTTATTGTCTCCATCAGGATGTCATGAAGCTGGCCTGCTCTGACAACACAGTCAACTTTTTCTATGGTTTCTTTGTTGCCCTCTGTGTGATAGCAGACAGTGTGTTCATTGCTGTGTCCTATGTGTTCATCCTAAAGACTGTGATGGGAATTGGATCCCATAAGGAGAGGTTCAAGGCCCTCAATACCTGTGTCTCCCACATCTGTGCTGTGCTTATATTCTATGTGCCCATTATTGCTTTGGCCTCCATCCATCGGTTTGGCAAGCACAAATCCCTAATGGCCATGATCCTCATTGCTAACATTTTCTTGCTAGTGCCACCTTTGATGAACCCCATTGTATATTGTGTGAAGACACAGCAAATTCGTGAAAAGTTTCTGGGGAAATTGGGTGTAAGATAA